The following nucleotide sequence is from Cucumis melo cultivar AY chromosome 1, USDA_Cmelo_AY_1.0, whole genome shotgun sequence.
GTAGGCATTTTAGCCTGCTACAATTGAAGCTGCTTGCTCAATTCCTTATTTCATTGTTGCTTACAAGATGCTTTATTTGTCCACCAATCATGACTTTACTCTTGATATATGGTTTCACGTCCTTGTTGGCTTGTTCTTGCAGAAACTTTTATGGATCTTAAATAGACTTTCCATTTAATTAGACCAACTAGTTAAATCCTCCAAGGAGACTTTATTTCATTCCTTGTCAACCAATCTGATTTTTCCTTCTCTATCTTTACCTAGTCACTTGCACTATTTTTCACTTATCATGACCTCTGCTTTGATTCATGGGCGAGATTCTTGATCATGGAACTGAATTTGGACTTGTCTATGACTTGGTGTTCTTTTAAAAGTTCTTTTTCAACTTCAAGTAAATAATGGAAAATAataaatgtttttcttttaagttgATTTATCTGCTGATCGTTCTAAAATTGTATGTTTCCTCCGCAGTTGTTTGAATCTTCTTTTACAGTTGCAGTTGTGCAAATATGGTGGGAGATATTCGTGTGCAGGTTGTAACATGTTCTGTGACGTTACCCTCATCCTTGGTTACCCTTCCACATAGATCTTCAAATAGGTTGTCTTATCATCTCCCATTGGGTCGGAAATCAAAAGTGAAGCAAATAAAGGCTACATCTGCTGATGCTGGACATAGTCAGCCCCCATCATCTTCAGAAAGAAGGAATCCACTTTCCCTTTTTCTTGATGTTCCTCGTACTGTGTGGAGGCAAACATTGCGTCCTTTGAGTAATTTTGGGTTCGGTCGAAGGAGCATATGGGAAGGTGGGGTTGGGTTGTTCCTAGTGTCAGGTGCTATACTCCTCACACTCAGTTTGGCTTGGTTGAGAGGCTTTCAACTACGgtctaaatttagaaaatacTTGGCTGTCTTTGAGTTTGCTCAGGCTAGTGGTATTTCTGTTGGAACTCCTGTCAGAATTAGAGGAGTTACTGTAGGCAACGTCATTCGTGTTAACCCTTCCCTGAGGTGTATTGAGACTGTTGTTGAGGTATGCTCTATGCTTCTTATTCATACCTTTTTCCTGTTTGACTAGAACATACCATTTTATCTTACTAAGGATGTGTTTTTGAGATGGGTTTGAAAAAGAAACGTTTTTAAATGAAAACACATTTTGTATCAATACTTTTGGGAAGAAGCATTAACAATTGTTTCTCATAGAAGCACTTTGaatgtttttagaattttaaaaatcacTTTTGATTATCTAACTAAAACTGTAAAAAATCTTGAAACTTGCTTTTGATGAACTAAAAGCACTTTTTATCTTTTCAGATTCATCTCAAACTCACCTTGAGAAATAGTAGATTCACAAGAGTTAGAGAACCAAAAATTAACCTATTTTTAGCTTGTGAACAAAGGGGGTTACTCATTGACTTACAGAGATTGAAATTTCATTAACTAAGATGTGTGAGaagaaaaaactaaagaaaGAGGGATGTTTTCATTTCCTTGATAATCTAAGCTTTTAAGAATGCTTTAAAATGAGCATTGCAGCATATGCCTGTAGTTCATGAAATCTTCATCATAATTGTCTGCCCATAGGCGTGAGTTTGTTTtctttaacattttttaatgCACAAAATGAGAACTACCTCCCATCTTGCAGGTTGAAgatgataaaataattatacCTCGTAATTCTTTGGTTGAAGTAAACCAATCAGGTCTTCTTATGGAGACAATGATTGACATTACTCCCCGGGATCCTATCCCAGTTCCTTCTGCAGGACCACTTGATCTGGAATGTATTCAAGAAGGCTTAATATTATGTGATAAGCAGAAAATGAAAGGACATCAAGGGGTAAGTTTGGATGCATTAGTTGGAATATTCACTCGGCTTGGACGGGAAGCAGAGGAAATAGGGCTTACCAATACATTTTTATTAGCCCAGCGAGTTGCTTTGGTTATTGAAGAAGCAAAGCCTTTGCTTTTAAAGGTGTGACTCTTTACAATTTCATGCTTTAATCTTTCTTTTCTAGCTTGGTTTCTGGACCACTAGTTATTCAAGTTGTGAATGTTTATTATATCTTGTAAATATTGTAAAAACATATTATATTGGTAGCTCGACGGGATGTTTACAGATTTCGTTAAGAGGATGAAAAGctcataaaaaaattatgagcAAGGAACTATGAAGTAGTCGTAAGTCATCAGATCCATGGAATTGATATTTTGTTAGGCTTGGCTTCTAGATTGACCTATGTAGTACGTATTGAGTACAATCTGTATTGTAGCTCAAAAAATTCTTAAAGAGCAAATATGATAAAAACATTTATAGTTCTGACATAAATGAGGAGTTGTGTTGCGGCTAGAAAATGGGTGTTTGTTGAGGAGTTGTGTTGCGGCTCGAAAATGGGTGTTTGTTTTGGATATTCTGGTATTGGACCTTTGAACCGAACCAAGaatttgttttattaaaatgtATTAGGTTCTTGTTTGTCTGTCCATTTTGGTGAGCTAGATATATAGTCCATGGATCTAATTATCTTCTCATGCAAATTCTTTTGATTTGATGTAGTGATGTCTCAGATTCAAGCCATGGCTGAAGATGTTCAACCTTTGCTTGCTGAGGTTCGTGACAGTGGTCTTCTAAAGGAGGTTGAAAGCTTAACTAGAAGTCTTTCACATGCTACGGAAGATTTAAGGTAAACTACTCTGAAGtctgatatagaaaattttattttagaaaagcTTTGATTTCTGAATGGCCACAAATCTTTTAATAAAGCACCCCTTTTGAGGAAACGAAAAGGTACTAAAGTTTTCAATCCTTTGACAATTCACTACAGACTAGTCTAGATCACTGGACTTGGAGAAACCTTGCTCTTTGTTTCAAGATTCTTTTCTGCTTCTCCATCCGTATCTTCAAGAGAACAGCTTAACTAGCGTTTGTCAAACTTGGCCTTTTCATCAAAAAATAATCCACCACAAATGTTGAATGGTTTTCGATTAAGCATTTTTATGAAAATACTtgtgaatttgaaaataatctAGCAATTTTCAACAATTATCAGCGCTGAAAGAACAATGACGGAACAATTATCCTAGAAataagaaaaggaaacaaaaatacGCCATCCTCTATGCTTCTTTGAGGATTTTCTCCACAATGTTCATTTTACCAAGCGTCTACATCTATGGAAAAACTTTAACCTTGTGCTTTTTGCATTTCCAAATAGCTGAAATAAGAAGTTTCTCCAAGGTATAACAGCGAGGAAACTGTGAATAGAGCTTTACCGTAACTTTTCCTGCCAATATCCAACTTTCAAATTGGTGTCTTCTTATTTATTGTAATGCTGTGACTTAAGTACCCTGGAGAATCACACCCCAAAAGCCGGGTATCAAAGTGGAAGAGCCAAGCCACTTAAGTAGCACATTGGTCATCTAATTCTAACCAAACGACAAAGACATCTCATAACTATCTTGGTTCCTAACAATACCCCATCCTCGGAAAGCCGATGTCTTAGCGGCTACTCCTGCAGTACTTCACTCGGCCACACTCGATCAGAACCTTCCGCCGGTTCCACTTTGAAACATTCACAATAAGGCTATGATACCGTTGTGTATTTAAGCACCTTGGAGAACCACACCCCAAAAGCCAGCTATTGGAGTGGGGGAGCCAAGCCACTTAATTGCCACATTGGTCATCCCATTCTAACAAATGTGGGGCAAAGACATCCCATAACTACCTTGGTGCCTAACAATACTACCATTATACTCTCATGCCTAATACCATACTTATCTAGGTACCTTACACTTACCCACAGTCTAGGCTGTTTCTGGTTACTTCATAGTACTGGAACATGCCTTGTTCcttataaaaaatgaaaaagaataaaagaaagaattccTCAGTTAACATGGTTAATTTCTTCCATTCTTTCGATCCCAAACTTAAACATATTATGTCaattattatgaatttcttTTACATGATGTATGCTCACGTTCTTTGAGACTGTTTTACAGAAGCGTGCAGGCATCCATTCTGACCCCGGAGAACACAGAACTGCTTCAGAAGTCCGTTTATACGCTAATTCATACTTTGAAGAACATAGAGGTGTGTTCTTAATAGGTCAAACTCTTCTTGATTTTCCGACCAGTGTTTTTTAAAGCCCTTGGTGCCCTCAAGCATAATAGCTTCGAGCACAAGggtaaaaaacaaataaatgtaaataaaattttaatacttGATGAATAGTTAGACAATAAATCTAAGAAAATAGAGCTCTTATTTGAGATtagaaaaaattttaaaagaaagaaggaaatcAAGCTTGAGGTTCACACCTCAAGCAAACTTATATATCAAGGGAGCTCCGGTGTGCGGTGCACTGAGAATAAAACACTGTTCTTTACAGCTTTTTATCTTTGTAATTCTCTCTTTGGTTGTTGCAGAGTTTGAGCTCCGAAGTTCTTGGATTCACTGGTGATGAGGCGACAAAACGGAATTTAAAACTGCTTATCAGATCTCTGAGCAGGCTACTATAACTATGAGACATAAATGTGATGGAAATGGGATTGTATGAACGCGGTATTTGGGCAACGGTTGTTTCATATTGCAGGCGCAAAGCCGATGTGGCTAGACATATTTTCACAACTGTTTTTGTGGGTTTTGGTTTCTGTGGGGGAAGGAGGAGGAAGTCAGGCATTGGCAAAAGAATTTGGGATAAATTATATCCATAGTTCATTTTAGTAGCATAGAAATATATGTGAGAATGTTCTTAGATAAAGCTCTGTTGAAACAGTGGGAGATTATTGATTCTTATTAACACATGTTTGTTGTCCTTCATTTCTGTTCAAAGGCTTCTTTCTTCCAGGCTGGATTCCATATAAAGATTGGAAAAGCTATGATGGCTACTTCAGGTCAACCTGCCAATTTACTCTCCTATCCTTGTGAAGCACTTTACAAGGTAATgaacattttgtttttttaatttttttgtacaACAGTGTTGGAATAAGGTGTGGAATCATGGAATCTTCAAATGAGATTCATACCTTAGTCTATGAACTATCCTTAAAAATT
It contains:
- the LOC103492571 gene encoding protein TRIGALACTOSYLDIACYLGLYCEROL 2, chloroplastic → MVGDIRVQVVTCSVTLPSSLVTLPHRSSNRLSYHLPLGRKSKVKQIKATSADAGHSQPPSSSERRNPLSLFLDVPRTVWRQTLRPLSNFGFGRRSIWEGGVGLFLVSGAILLTLSLAWLRGFQLRSKFRKYLAVFEFAQASGISVGTPVRIRGVTVGNVIRVNPSLRCIETVVEVEDDKIIIPRNSLVEVNQSGLLMETMIDITPRDPIPVPSAGPLDLECIQEGLILCDKQKMKGHQGVSLDALVGIFTRLGREAEEIGLTNTFLLAQRVALVIEEAKPLLLKIQAMAEDVQPLLAEVRDSGLLKEVESLTRSLSHATEDLRSVQASILTPENTELLQKSVYTLIHTLKNIESLSSEVLGFTGDEATKRNLKLLIRSLSRLL